The region ATCCCCGTGTCGGTGGTTCGATTCCGCCTCTGGGCACCAAAAAAAGAACTGATATTTTATATATCAGTTCTTTTTATTTATCTTATTATATTTAATATTTATTATTTTAAATATTAGATGTATACTATAATGAAGATTATTTAAGGAATATAGATTTTAAAATAATAGAAAGCAGTTCTCCTATTAAGTGAATATTAAGATGCTCGCCAAGCTTTAAAATCATCAGCTTATTGATAAAGTATTTTTCACTATAATAATCACTTTTATTAAATAGTGATTTAGATAAATTAAAATTTTCCAAATTAATATAACTACATTTTTCTCCAGTAGATAGATAACCTTCAAATAATGGAATTTCAATATTGAACTCGCCATTATAGGGATGCCATTCGAAATTAAAGTTAGATCCATAATATATAACATCTAGTATATCTTTAAAGCTTTCAGTAAGTCCTTTTATATGTAAAAAACCTTTCTTAATTAATATATTTTTAGGATATACATTGAAATTAATTTTTTTAGAATTATAATTTACAATTATCTCTTTTCCTATAATGTCGTATTTTTCAATAGAAATACTATCGAAAATAGTAAGTAGCTTATTTAAATAATAAATATCTTCATAATTATGAAGTAATATTGTTTTCTCAACACTAGGTGAAGGGTTTTTAACATATTCCTTGTATAGCAGCACACTATCTTTTCCGCTAATAGTATCCTTTCTATTAATTCCTACAAAACGCTCAACAGTTTTTAGTTTAAAATTTTCTAATGGAAGTTGCTTTTTTTCTTTTCTAAGACACTGTAGTATATCAATATGTTTAATATTATCAAAGTTCCATTCTAACTTATTAAATATAAAACGTTCTTTTAGAAAAGGTATATCAAATGTCGCGCCATTATAGGTAATAACATAGGGGAAATTTCTAAAAATATTAGAGAATTCTCGTAAAATATTAATTTCCTCATTAGGATTTTCTGCAAAAAATTGTTTTAATATAATAGTATTATTTGCATTATATAAAATCCCAATCAAAATAACTTGATGATACTTTCTACTAAGTCCTGTTGTTTCAATATCTATTACACAATACTCAGTTGTATTAAATATTTCTTCTAAGTTCTTTGGTAATATAGTTCTATCCTCTACTTCAAATGTTTTAATTTTCATGATTACCTCCTAACTCTCCTTTACTAAATATAATATCAAAAACTAGTAAGTCAATCAAAAACTAAATGATATTTAGACTTTTTTATGGGTAATAGAAATGTAATATAGGTGTAATGTTATTGGTAGAGGTTATATGATAATATTAATAATGGAATATTTTACAATATTGAGGATGGTGATTTTATGAAGAGAATTGTTATGTTATTAATAGTAGTTTTAATATTGTTATCTAGTTTTCAAACGGCTATGGCATATACATATTATATTGATATTTTAGAGCATTGGGGAGAGCCCTATATTGAATGGGCAACTAATGATGTGGCTTTATTTAAAGGTTATAAAGATGGTACATTTAAGCCAGATAATAGTATTACACGTGCTGAATTCATGTCTATATTAAATAGACTGTTACAAATACAAAAATCAAATAATACTAATGTAGCTATCAAATTTTATTTAGATTATGATGATTTAAATAAAAATTTTTGGGCATATGATGATATTTATGAACTTGCATATTACTTGGAAAATAAAGCTCGACAAAAAGTAGATTTAAAGTCAATTTTCCCTGGAAATAATTTTAGACCAAATGATCCTATTACTCGTTATGAGGCTGGAGTGTTAACTAGCTTAATTATACCACCGCCTATTGAAGTATTAAATAAGAGCTATAAGGATTTAACTAGTAATGTGAGCTTTTACAAGGAAATAATGGAATTAACAAGTAATGGTATTGTCAAAGGATATAATGATGGAACATTTAGACCTTGGCAAAAGATTACACGGGCTGAGGCAGCAACAATTATTAAGAATGCATATGGTGAGTTAGAATACTTAAAAAACAATGAATTATGTATGAGAGATTTAAAGAAATTCAATCTAAATAAAAAGAAACCATTATTTGAATATGGTGCTAATAATATAAATCAACCTGATCTCGATAAAAATTTCATTAATGCTATTACTACTTTAGATTACCTGTCCTTTGTTGGATACATACCATATTCTGAAAGACATCTATATGATCCTAACCCGATAGATAGCTTATGGCAGTTAAAAAATGATGATTACTATAATGTAATAGGTGTAAACTATTATTTATTGTATTATGATAAAAATCTTGTAAAGGAAAGAAAAGTTGAACTTATAAAAGAAGCATTTGAACATTATGAAAGTATAAAGAAAATAAATAATGTTGATGGAATGGTAGAATTAGTGGAAATAGCCAAAAATATAGTCAGTCCTCAAGAACTTATTTTGTTTTTAGAGAAATATTTTTACTCAACAAAAGACAATAACGATAAAATTTTAGCAGGCACATTATTAATTGAACAGTATTTAAATGATTATAAATATAAAAAAGCATTAGAAATACATAAAGAAATGTTGAATTTAAGTAAAGATATTGAACTAAAAAGTCACTTGATATTAAATAATGGTTACTTAGTTTATAAAAATAGTGGAACTAAGGTAGCTATAGATTATTTGAATAAATCATGGAATGATTTAAAGATAGATAGTCAATATAGAATATATAAGGATAAAGGTGACTTTTTATTTACCAGCATGATTAAGCAATTAATGGTGAAATGATTTAAATTGACTTAAGTTTTGCTATAATAGTATAAGTACTATTATAATATAAATTTTGAGGTGTGTTATGATCGAGCAGTACTTAGAAGAGTTAAACAAACAACAGTTAGAGGCAGTTAAGCATTACAATGGTCCTTGTATGGTATATGCAGGACCAGGGTCTGGAAAAACAACAGTAATTACTCATAGAGTAGGTTACTTAATCCAACATTATAAAGTAGATCCTAATAAAATTTTAGTAATATCTTTTACAAAGGCAGCAGCGGATGAAATGAGATTACGGTTTGAATCGAGTTATGATTGGTTATTGCATGGAAAGCAACATGTTAATTTTGGAACTTTTCATTCTGTATTTTTTAGAATTTTGAGATCCTATTATCGATATGATTTAAGTAACATTTTAAATGAAGGAGAGAAGTTTGGTATAATTAAGAACATTGTAAGAACCCTTGGAGTTGGAAATAAATTAGATGATGAATTGATAAAAGATATAATATTAGATATCGGATTGTTTAAAAGTAATATATTAAATATAGATGATTTTTCTCCCAATTCAATGTCTAAAGATGATTTCAATAGGGTGGTACTTTCTTATGAGAATTATAAAAATGATTGCCATAAAATTGACTTTGATGATATGCTTACAAAATGTTATGAGCTATTAATTAGTCAACCTACAGTCTTACAAGCTATACGAAATATGTACCAGTATATATTAATAGATGAATTTCAAGACATTAATAGTGTACAATTTGAAATAATTAAATTGTTATCTAGTTCTAAGGAAAACTTGTTTGTTGTTGGAGATGATGATCAGTCTATTTATAGCTTTAGGGGAGCTAAGCCAAATTTCATATTAGAATTTGATAAAATTTATAAAAATACAATAAGAATTATACTTAACTTAAACTACAGATCCCAAGAGAATATAATTAGTACTGCCAATAAGCTTATAAGCAATAATGATTTAAGAATAAAAAAAAGTATGCTATCTACTAAGGAACCTGGAGTAGACATACAGTTGTTCAGACCCAAAACTCGAGAGTTAGAGAACAAAGAGTTAAGTGATTTGATAAACAGTTTAATTAAAGAAGGCTATAGTTATAGTGATATAGCAGTAATATATAGGACTAATATATTATCAAGCTCTATAGTGGACTCTTTATTGGACAGTAATATTCCCTTTGCTTCTAGAGAAAATATATATAATATTTACGAGCATTGGATGGCTAAAGACTTAGTTGCCTATTTAAGGTCAGCATTAGATATAAATGATAGAGAAGCAGTAAAAAGGATTATTAATCGTCCAACAAGATATATAACTAATAAGGCAATGAATGAAGCTGACGGATACCATAAGGATTTTATTACGTCCCTAAAGGTTAAAGGTAACCTAATGCCTTATCAAATCTCTTACTTAGATAGATTAGAAGTAGATATGAAAACTCTTAGTCATTTAGAAACAAGAAAGGCGATTAGCTATATTAGAAAAGAAATTGGATATGATGAGTATATTTATAATTATTCTATAGAAAAACAAATTAGTACTAATGGATTGATAGAAGTTTTAGATGAACTGGAGGAAACATCTTCTAAGCACAGTAGTATTATGCAATTTATTAATCATATAAAAGAATTTAAAGAATCTTTATATGATAATAAACGAAACTATTCTTATAAAGATAATCAAGTAGAGCTTTTAACGATGCATAGTGCAAAAGGGTTAGAATTTAAAGTAGTTATTATAGTTGAAGCTGTAGAAGATATTATCCCCCACAGTAAAAGCAAAGATGAGGAAAGTATTGAGGAAGAAAGAAGGCTATTTTATGTTGCCATAACTAGAGCTAAGGAACGTTTATATATTTATGCACCACTAAATAAATATGATAAAAAAGCTGAAATATCACGTTTTATAAATGAGATGGAAATTTTAAACGAAAAGAAAAGCAAATTAGAAAAAGGTCAAGAGATTATTCATAGGGTATTTGGTAAAGGGTTTATTGAAAGTATTAATAAAAGTATGATTAAAGTAAGGTTCTGTAACAATAATGAAACTAAAGAATTAGATATTGTTACATGTCTTGAAAATAATTTGATTTATTAAAGAAAAAGACCTTGATGGTAGGAGTTGTTTGTAAACTCACTGTCAAGGTCTTCTTGCTATTTATATTGATTATTTTCGATTATTCCCTTTAATGTATTTAAATCTTCAGTTACAGTTAGAGCTAGCATAAGTTTAATTCTAGCTTTTTGGCCTGGTAGATCTCCACCTAATATTACACCCATATTTCGGAGAGTTCTTCCAGCTCCCTCATAGCCATATGTATCAAGAACCCTACCAGTAGGACAGCGTGACACCATTACAATAGCAACATTATTTTTAATTGCATATTCAATACCATCTAGCATAGTTGGAGGTACATTACCTCTTCCTAAAGCTTCAATAACTATACCCCTAGCACCAGTATCAACAGAATACTTAAGGAATCTAGAATCCATGCCAGCAACGCACTTGATTAAATCTACTTTTGTTTCAACGGATTGAGTAGGGATATGTTGACGATTTATAATTTGTCTATGATAGATTACCTCATCATTGTCCACGATCCCAAGAGGACCAAATTCTAAGGATTTAAATGTATCTAGACTTAATGTATTACTTTTAGTAGCTTCACTAGCTGCATTAACCTCATTGTTCATTACGACAAGTACACCTTTATTTTTAGAATCATGTGAAATTGCTGTACAAACAGCAGCGGCTAAGTTACTAGGACCATCGTAGCCAAGCTCTGAGCTATTTCTCATTGCCCCTACCACGACTACACACTTTGAAGAATTAATTGTTAGATCTAACAAGTAAGCGGTTTCTTCTAAAGTATCAGTTCCATGAGTAATTATAACACCATCTACATCATCTCTTTCCAAGTTTTTAACTACTAGTTTTTGTAGATCCATCATTAATTGAATATCTATATGTGGACCAGGGAGTTTAGAAAATGTAATTGATTCTGTTTCTGCATATTTATCAATGTTTGTAACCAATGACATAATCTCTTCACTTGATAAAGAAGGTATAGCAGCTCCAATCCGTGGATCTACTGTCATTGAAATTGTACCACCAGTAAATATTATTACAACTTTAGGCTTACGCATGATAAACCTCCTTATATTTAATTATTCAAAAATTAATTGAATACTGCAATATCATTATATAATATATGGACAGAATTTGAAAATATCAAAATATAAATTTGCAGAAAAAAAAGCCAGGTCCACGAGACCTGACTTCACGTCCATAAGACGTGATTTCCGTTCAAAAGGGGTATTGGGAATAGAGATTATATTATCGAGGTTACCAGGGGGATAACCACATACTCATTGTAACAAATTACGACAAAAAGGTCAATGGTTTGACAAAAACTTTTTGTTATTTTGTCTATATAGTAATTTTGCTTATATAGAAATTGGTATATAATAGAATTGTATACATTTCTATTTAATTAGGGGGTAATGATATGGATCAGGTAATTGAAAAGGTTTTAAAAAATTTAGAGAAAAGAAAAATAAAGGCTAAATATTTTGAAACAAAGGAAGATGCTAGAAATATAATTTTAGAAGAAGTAAAATCAAATATGACTGTCGGTATTGGAGGGTCAATGACTGTAAAAGAAATGAAGCTACATGAAGATTTAATAAAATCTGGTAATACTATCTATTGGCATTGGCTAGTTGAGCCAGCACAAATGTCAGATGTAAGAAAAAAGGCGTCTATAGCAGATGTATATTTAACTAGTACAAATGCACTAACTGAAGATGGAGAACTAATAAATATAGATGGAGTTGGAAATAGAGTTGCTAGTATGTTCTATGGACCTAAAAAAGTTATAGTTGTGTGTGGTGTAAATAAAATCTGCTCAGATTTAATTTCAGGCATCGATCGTATTAAAGCTCAAGCCTGTACTAAGAATGCTACAAGATTAAATCGTAGAACACCTTGTGCAGCAACTGGCCAATGTAATGACTGTCAAAGTCCAGATAGAATGTGTAATGTAACTACTATTATTAGTGGAAAGCCTGAGGAAGTAGATTTGAATGTTTATATTGTAGGAGAAGAATTAGGATTCTAAGAGAAGAAAGGTTAAATAACCTTTCTTTTTTTTGCAATAATAGAAGAATAATATATCAATAATTAATTTTTTAAAAACTATTGCATATTTATACTTAAAAATGTATAATATCTCACATAGGATAATTATACAAATAAATGTATAGTTATTAATTAGTTAATCAAGGAGGAATTAAAATGAAGAAGTTTTCGAAAATAGCTATTATTTTAGGAGTAGTTACTTTATTTACTGCCTGTACTAACGGTGTCGCTGGTAATAATACAGAGGAGACTTTATCTAAGCTAGATAAAATTAAAAAAACTGGAAAGATAGTTGTTGGTACTAATGCGTACTATCCTCCATATGAGTTTCATAAGGAAATTAACGGTAAAGATGAAATTGTGGGGTTTGATATTGACATTGCAAAGAAGATTGCAAAAAGCTTAGGTGTAGAGCTTGAAATAAAAGATATGGATTTTGACGGATTATTATTAGCATTAAATGCAGATAAAGTTGATTTTGTAATAGCTGGTATGACTCCAACTGCTGAGAGAGCCAAGGCCGTGAACTTTTCTAAAGTATACTATAAAGCTATTCATGGAGTAATTATTAATGTGGATAATAAAGATGTATTTAATACATTAAATGATTTAACCGGTAAAAAAATAGGAGCTCAGAAAGCTACTGTACAAGAGGAAGTTGCAAAAACAGAGATAGCAGATATC is a window of Alkaliphilus flagellatus DNA encoding:
- a CDS encoding lactate utilization protein; the encoded protein is MDQVIEKVLKNLEKRKIKAKYFETKEDARNIILEEVKSNMTVGIGGSMTVKEMKLHEDLIKSGNTIYWHWLVEPAQMSDVRKKASIADVYLTSTNALTEDGELINIDGVGNRVASMFYGPKKVIVVCGVNKICSDLISGIDRIKAQACTKNATRLNRRTPCAATGQCNDCQSPDRMCNVTTIISGKPEEVDLNVYIVGEELGF
- a CDS encoding asparaginase; this translates as MRKPKVVIIFTGGTISMTVDPRIGAAIPSLSSEEIMSLVTNIDKYAETESITFSKLPGPHIDIQLMMDLQKLVVKNLERDDVDGVIITHGTDTLEETAYLLDLTINSSKCVVVVGAMRNSSELGYDGPSNLAAAVCTAISHDSKNKGVLVVMNNEVNAASEATKSNTLSLDTFKSLEFGPLGIVDNDEVIYHRQIINRQHIPTQSVETKVDLIKCVAGMDSRFLKYSVDTGARGIVIEALGRGNVPPTMLDGIEYAIKNNVAIVMVSRCPTGRVLDTYGYEGAGRTLRNMGVILGGDLPGQKARIKLMLALTVTEDLNTLKGIIENNQYK
- a CDS encoding ATP-dependent helicase; this translates as MIEQYLEELNKQQLEAVKHYNGPCMVYAGPGSGKTTVITHRVGYLIQHYKVDPNKILVISFTKAAADEMRLRFESSYDWLLHGKQHVNFGTFHSVFFRILRSYYRYDLSNILNEGEKFGIIKNIVRTLGVGNKLDDELIKDIILDIGLFKSNILNIDDFSPNSMSKDDFNRVVLSYENYKNDCHKIDFDDMLTKCYELLISQPTVLQAIRNMYQYILIDEFQDINSVQFEIIKLLSSSKENLFVVGDDDQSIYSFRGAKPNFILEFDKIYKNTIRIILNLNYRSQENIISTANKLISNNDLRIKKSMLSTKEPGVDIQLFRPKTRELENKELSDLINSLIKEGYSYSDIAVIYRTNILSSSIVDSLLDSNIPFASRENIYNIYEHWMAKDLVAYLRSALDINDREAVKRIINRPTRYITNKAMNEADGYHKDFITSLKVKGNLMPYQISYLDRLEVDMKTLSHLETRKAISYIRKEIGYDEYIYNYSIEKQISTNGLIEVLDELEETSSKHSSIMQFINHIKEFKESLYDNKRNYSYKDNQVELLTMHSAKGLEFKVVIIVEAVEDIIPHSKSKDEESIEEERRLFYVAITRAKERLYIYAPLNKYDKKAEISRFINEMEILNEKKSKLEKGQEIIHRVFGKGFIESINKSMIKVRFCNNNETKELDIVTCLENNLIY
- a CDS encoding ribonuclease H-like domain-containing protein, coding for MKIKTFEVEDRTILPKNLEEIFNTTEYCVIDIETTGLSRKYHQVILIGILYNANNTIILKQFFAENPNEEINILREFSNIFRNFPYVITYNGATFDIPFLKERFIFNKLEWNFDNIKHIDILQCLRKEKKQLPLENFKLKTVERFVGINRKDTISGKDSVLLYKEYVKNPSPSVEKTILLHNYEDIYYLNKLLTIFDSISIEKYDIIGKEIIVNYNSKKINFNVYPKNILIKKGFLHIKGLTESFKDILDVIYYGSNFNFEWHPYNGEFNIEIPLFEGYLSTGEKCSYINLENFNLSKSLFNKSDYYSEKYFINKLMILKLGEHLNIHLIGELLSIILKSIFLK
- a CDS encoding S-layer homology domain-containing protein; amino-acid sequence: MKRIVMLLIVVLILLSSFQTAMAYTYYIDILEHWGEPYIEWATNDVALFKGYKDGTFKPDNSITRAEFMSILNRLLQIQKSNNTNVAIKFYLDYDDLNKNFWAYDDIYELAYYLENKARQKVDLKSIFPGNNFRPNDPITRYEAGVLTSLIIPPPIEVLNKSYKDLTSNVSFYKEIMELTSNGIVKGYNDGTFRPWQKITRAEAATIIKNAYGELEYLKNNELCMRDLKKFNLNKKKPLFEYGANNINQPDLDKNFINAITTLDYLSFVGYIPYSERHLYDPNPIDSLWQLKNDDYYNVIGVNYYLLYYDKNLVKERKVELIKEAFEHYESIKKINNVDGMVELVEIAKNIVSPQELILFLEKYFYSTKDNNDKILAGTLLIEQYLNDYKYKKALEIHKEMLNLSKDIELKSHLILNNGYLVYKNSGTKVAIDYLNKSWNDLKIDSQYRIYKDKGDFLFTSMIKQLMVK
- a CDS encoding transporter substrate-binding domain-containing protein, which translates into the protein MKKFSKIAIILGVVTLFTACTNGVAGNNTEETLSKLDKIKKTGKIVVGTNAYYPPYEFHKEINGKDEIVGFDIDIAKKIAKSLGVELEIKDMDFDGLLLALNADKVDFVIAGMTPTAERAKAVNFSKVYYKAIHGVIINVDNKDVFNTLNDLTGKKIGAQKATVQEEVAKTEIADIQLKSLAKIPDLILEVKNNKIDGLVIEKPVAAAYTYRNKDLMLMDITFEDAEGGSAVAVKKENTDLLDEINKTLDTLMSNGDIEKFITEATKIVDDL